GAAGACAGGATAACAGACTGCTGCGGGCTTTCCATGGCTCAGTGTCATGCGGTGGTGGAGCTTGGCAGGAGAAATAACATTTCGCTGGGTTCACTGGCGCAGTCGCTGAATCTGGAGAACAGCACGGTGAGCAGAACTGTGAACAATCTGGTGAACGGTTCTCTGGCTGAGCGCACAGAGGACAGCACCGACAGAAGATACGTCGCAATAACTCTTACGGAAGAGGGACAGCAAGTTTATAAAAGCATAGAGAATGGAATGGACGAGTTTTTTGACAGAATTATGAACAGGATACCCGAAGAGAAGCAGGAGCAGGTCATGGAAAGCCTTGTGGTGCTTCTGGAGGCTATCGGTTCGGAGAGGTGCTGCAAATGAAAAGAGAAACAGTCAAGTTCGGAATGAGGAACAAAGTCAGAGACTATTACGGGAAAATTGCCGTTCAGGTGCAGAAAAAAGAGAGTTTCGGCTCTCTCGCCTGCTGCGGCGGTGAGAGAAAACTTACACAGATATATGATAAGAGCAAGCTGGGTGAGCTGCCGGAAAATGCCGTAGAGGCATCTCTGGGTTGTGCCGACCCGATACGCTTTGCGGAGCTGAAAGAGGGCGAGACGGTTCTGGATCTCGGAAGCGGCGGCGGAATAAACGTTTTCATGGCCGCAAAGCATGTCGGAGAATCGGGGATGGTGTATGGGCTGGATATGACGGACGAGATGCTTGAGTTAGCTGAAAGAAACAGGAAGACCATGGGTGCCGGAAACGTCCGTTTTATCAAAGGATTTATAGAGGATATTCCTCTTGAGGATAAGACGGTGGATGTAATAATCTCCAACTGTGTGATAAATCTTTCCGATAGCAAGGAAAGAGTGGCTTCGGAGGCATACAGGGTGCTAAAAAGCGGAGGCAGACTCGCCATTGCGGATATCATCTCTTTGAAAGAGGTGTCAGCTAAGATGCGTGAGGCGGCGGCGGCATGGTGCGGTTGTCTGGGAGGCACCATTTCGGCGGCGGAGTATTCGGATATACTGAGGTCGGCGGGCTTTGAAAACATAGAGGTTCGGACTGAGCATGTTTATACAGGAGAGATACTTGAGGAATACTTTCTCAAAGACAGATATCTCTCTGACACAATTGACAGAAAATATCTGGATGAGGCTGGCGGAGCATTTGCCGGAGCTTTCATAAAGGCGGTGAAGCCGTGAGCGGGTGCGAGGAATATTTTGATGATGTTGCCGGGCAGTGGGACAGCATGCGTACGGAGTTCTTCTCGGAAAATGTGAGAATAAAGGCCTGCGACAGGGCGAAAGTCGGGCAGGGTGACAGTGCGGCGGATATAGGTGCCGGGACAGGGTTTCTGACTGAGGAGCTTCTGAAAAGAGGCGTATGTGTTACCGCCGTTGATTCTTCGGAGAATATGCTTGGTCAGTTAAAGGCGAAATTTGCAAATATCAAAGGGTTTGAGTGCAGAGTCGGTGATGCTGAAAATCTACCGTTGGAGGCTGAGTCTTTTGATGCCGTGCTGGCAAACATGTGCCTTCATCACGTTGAAAACCCGTCGGCTGCCATATCTGAGATGGCCGAATCCCTTAAAGCGGGAGGCAGGCTGGTGATAACCGATCTGGATGAACACAGCAGCGAGTTCCTGCTGAATGAACACCACGACAGATGGGCGGGCTTCAAACGGTCTGACATCAGTGACTGGTTCCGGTCTGCGGGACTTGAAAATGTTGAGATAACGGATATGGATGAAATATGCAGTGCCGAGTCATGCTGCGGAAAGGGCAGATCCGAGGTCACAATTTTTATGGCATACGGTATAAAACCTTTTCCCGCAAACGGTTAATATTGCATACGAGACTGTTTTCTGTAACAATACAGTATGCGGAAAATACTGATAATAGATGATGACGAGTCACTGCTTTACGGAATGAAGCGGTCGCTTTCTAAACAGTTCGATGTTGATACTGCGCAGGATTCTTTTTCTGCCGTTAAATCTGTTCGTGAGCAGAACTTCGACCTTATTTTTCTGGACTATAAGCTTGGCGAGGAGAACGGTCTGGAAGTGCTCTCCCTGCTCCGTGCACATACATCGACCCCTGTGGTGATGCTGACAGCCCACGGAACCACGGAGCTTATAATTGAAGCCATCCGTCAGGGGGCGGTGGATTTTCTCACAAAGCCTGTGGACACTGCTCAGCTTGTTGCGGCTATAGACAAGTATGCTGCAGAGGGAAAGGACGGTTACTGCTCGGACAAATATGAGGATATTTCCTCCATCAAATATGACAGATCAGCTGTGATAGCGGTTTCGGAAGGGATGAAGGATGTTCTTAAATCCGTTGCCATCATCTCCGGAACAAATTCTCCCGTGCTCATAACCGGAGAGTCAGGTACTGGAAAAGATGTCACCGCTATGCTGATTCATAACTACAGCCGCAGAAAGGATAATCCATTCGTTCAGATAAACTGTGCCGCTATTCCGGATAATCTGCTGGAGAGTGAGCTTTTCGGCTATGTTAAAGGGGCTTTCACCGGTGCTTATACCGGCAACCCGGGAAAATTTCAGATGGCGGACAAAGGTACTATTTTTCTGGACGAAATAGGCGACATGCCCATGCCTCTTCAGGGTAAACTGCTTCAGGTGCTTCAGGACGGGCGTATTCAGCGTGTGGGCGACAATACATTCAGACAGGTCGATATCCGCATAATTTCCGCCACAAATAAAAATCTCAAAGAGCTTGTCCGCACAGGTCAGTTCCGTGAGGATCTTTACTACAGGATAAACGCTTTCAATGTTGATATCCCTCCTCTCAGAAACCGGAAAAAGGATATATGGAACTGCTGTCTTCATTTTATCCGGCTGTTCTCAGTGGATACGGGTAAGGATATCTGCTGTGTGGATAAATCCGCCAGAGATATCCTTGAGAACTACCCGTGGCAGGGTAATATAAGGGAACTGAAGAATATCATGTCCAAGGCGGTTGCCCTAAGCAACACAGCCGCACTCAGGGCGGACACAATCCTCAACGCTCTCGGACGAGCAGATACAAAGCCTGCTGAGAGTTTTTTTGATATTTTCAGAGCAAAATATGAGGAGAACCTGCTTTCAAAAGCTCTGGAAGAGGTGGAAGAGGATATTATCAGGCGGGCTGTTGCCAGTTGCGGAGAAAACTATACTGCCGCCGCAAAAATGCTTGGAATAAGCCGTGTGACTCTTTACGATAAAATAAAAAAGTACGGACTCTGATTTTTTTTAAGGAATATAAATTATGTTAAATGATCTTAAAGCTGCGGTAAGCGGTTTTCTGGTCGGTATTCTGGGGGGACTGATAGGTCTGGGCGGAGCCGAGTTCCGGCTGCCTATCCTTGTCGGGCTTTTTGCTTTTGATGCTCTGCCCGCCGTTATCATAAACAAGGCTGTAAGTCTTGTTGTTGTGACTTTTTCCCTCCCGGCCAGACTTGGAACCGTATCTTTCGAAACAATTCTTTCTCATTGGCATGTTATTGCAACCCTGCTTTCCGGCAGCCTCTTCGGGGCATGGTTCGGCGCAGGGTGGGCAACCAGACTGAGGTCTGAAACGTTGTTCAGGGTGCTTTCGGTTCTTCTGGTGATGGTGGCCTTTGTCCTTTTCTTCAGTCATCAGTATAGTTTCAGCGGTCTGAATTTTCTGTCAGGCATCTATCTGGTTTTAACTGGAGCTGTCTGCGGGTTTCTGATTGGAATTTTTGCCGCTGTGATGGGTGTTGCAGGCGGAGAGCTTCTGATCCCTGCAATAGTACTGCTTTTCGGGACCGATATCAAAACTGCAGGCAGTCTTTCTCTGGCGGTCAGCATCCCCACAATGCTTATGGGGTTTGCCAGATACAGCAGAGATAAAAGTTTCACAGTTATAAGTCAGCAGAAAAGATTTCTGCTGGTGATGGCGGCTGGTTCCGTTGCCGGAGTTTTTGCAGGCGGCAAACTTCTTGGAATTGTGTCCACGGGATTTCTGATACCTCTGATGTGTCTGATACTGCTTATTTCAAGTGTTAAAATCTGGAAGCACGGAAAATAAAAAAAGCCCCGCTGTTTAAGCGGGGCTTTCACCTGTTTTGGAGCTTATATCCTGACC
This genomic stretch from Seleniivibrio woodruffii harbors:
- a CDS encoding sigma-54-dependent transcriptional regulator, which codes for MRKILIIDDDESLLYGMKRSLSKQFDVDTAQDSFSAVKSVREQNFDLIFLDYKLGEENGLEVLSLLRAHTSTPVVMLTAHGTTELIIEAIRQGAVDFLTKPVDTAQLVAAIDKYAAEGKDGYCSDKYEDISSIKYDRSAVIAVSEGMKDVLKSVAIISGTNSPVLITGESGTGKDVTAMLIHNYSRRKDNPFVQINCAAIPDNLLESELFGYVKGAFTGAYTGNPGKFQMADKGTIFLDEIGDMPMPLQGKLLQVLQDGRIQRVGDNTFRQVDIRIISATNKNLKELVRTGQFREDLYYRINAFNVDIPPLRNRKKDIWNCCLHFIRLFSVDTGKDICCVDKSARDILENYPWQGNIRELKNIMSKAVALSNTAALRADTILNALGRADTKPAESFFDIFRAKYEENLLSKALEEVEEDIIRRAVASCGENYTAAAKMLGISRVTLYDKIKKYGL
- a CDS encoding MarR family winged helix-turn-helix transcriptional regulator; this encodes MSKNTKSRVLRDLIIELERRLGVLEDRITDCCGLSMAQCHAVVELGRRNNISLGSLAQSLNLENSTVSRTVNNLVNGSLAERTEDSTDRRYVAITLTEEGQQVYKSIENGMDEFFDRIMNRIPEEKQEQVMESLVVLLEAIGSERCCK
- a CDS encoding sulfite exporter TauE/SafE family protein, which translates into the protein MLNDLKAAVSGFLVGILGGLIGLGGAEFRLPILVGLFAFDALPAVIINKAVSLVVVTFSLPARLGTVSFETILSHWHVIATLLSGSLFGAWFGAGWATRLRSETLFRVLSVLLVMVAFVLFFSHQYSFSGLNFLSGIYLVLTGAVCGFLIGIFAAVMGVAGGELLIPAIVLLFGTDIKTAGSLSLAVSIPTMLMGFARYSRDKSFTVISQQKRFLLVMAAGSVAGVFAGGKLLGIVSTGFLIPLMCLILLISSVKIWKHGK
- the arsM gene encoding arsenite methyltransferase; the protein is MKRETVKFGMRNKVRDYYGKIAVQVQKKESFGSLACCGGERKLTQIYDKSKLGELPENAVEASLGCADPIRFAELKEGETVLDLGSGGGINVFMAAKHVGESGMVYGLDMTDEMLELAERNRKTMGAGNVRFIKGFIEDIPLEDKTVDVIISNCVINLSDSKERVASEAYRVLKSGGRLAIADIISLKEVSAKMREAAAAWCGCLGGTISAAEYSDILRSAGFENIEVRTEHVYTGEILEEYFLKDRYLSDTIDRKYLDEAGGAFAGAFIKAVKP
- a CDS encoding class I SAM-dependent methyltransferase, which gives rise to MSGCEEYFDDVAGQWDSMRTEFFSENVRIKACDRAKVGQGDSAADIGAGTGFLTEELLKRGVCVTAVDSSENMLGQLKAKFANIKGFECRVGDAENLPLEAESFDAVLANMCLHHVENPSAAISEMAESLKAGGRLVITDLDEHSSEFLLNEHHDRWAGFKRSDISDWFRSAGLENVEITDMDEICSAESCCGKGRSEVTIFMAYGIKPFPANG